One part of the Raphanus sativus cultivar WK10039 chromosome 7, ASM80110v3, whole genome shotgun sequence genome encodes these proteins:
- the LOC108817464 gene encoding pentatricopeptide repeat-containing protein At5g15300: protein MIRKQTNDRTATRRRPKLWQNCTNLRSLKQVHAFVVINGLISDLSVVGELIYSASLSVPGALTYAHKLFDAIPKLDVSICNHVMRGSAQSMKPGKTVALYTEMERRGVRPDRYTFTFALKACSRLEWRSSGLAFHGKVMRHGFASNEYVKNALILFHANCGDLGIARELFDDSAKAHKVAWSSLTSGYAKRGKIGEAIRLFDEMPEKDQVAWNVMITGCLKCREMDRARELFDKFKEKDVVTWNAMISGYVNCGCPKEGLSIFKEMRDAGEHPDVVTVLSLLSACADLGDSETGRRIHLYILETASVSRSMYIGTPVWNALIDMYAKCGSIDSAIQVFRGMKERDLSSWNTLIVGLALHHAEGSIETFEEMQRMKVWPNEVTFIGVILACSHSGRVDEGRQYFRLMKETYKIEPNIKHYGCMVDMLGRAGLLEEAFKFVESMEIEPNAIVWRTLLGACRIYGNVELGKYANEKLLSMRKGESGDYMLLSNIYASTGEWERVQKVRKMFDDTGVKKPSGYSLIEEDDDRLMMNYLLSS from the coding sequence ATGATCAGGAAGCAAACCAACGACCGAACCGCTACACGACGCCGACCAAAACTATGGCAGAACTGCACAAATCTCCGATCTTTGAAGCAAGTCCACGCTTTCGTGGTCATCAACGGACTAATCTCCGATCTCTCCGTTGTCGGAGAGCTAATCTACTCAGCTTCCTTATCGGTTCCCGGGGCGCTCACGTACGCACACAAGCTGTTCGACGCAATTCCCAAACTAGACGTATCCATATGCAACCACGTGATGCGCGGGTCTGCTCAGAGCATGAAACCAGGAAAGACTGTTGCTTTGTATACGGAGATGGAGAGACGAGGCGTGAGGCCTGATAGGTACACGTTTACGTTTGCACTCAAGGCCTGCTCGAGGCTTGAGTGGAGGAGTAGTGGTTTAGCGTTTCATGGGAAAGTAATGAGACATGGGTTTGCTTCCAACGAGTATGTTAAGAACGCTTTGATTCTTTTTCATGCGAACTGTGGTGATTTGGGGATTGCAAGGGAGCTTTTTGATGATTCTGCTAAAGCTCATAAGGTTGCTTGGTCTTCTTTGACCTCTGGGTATGCTAAGAGAGGGAAGATAGGTGAGGCTATTAGGttgttcgatgaaatgcctgagaAAGATCAGGTTGCTTGGAATGTGATGATTACTGGTTGTCTGAAATGTAGGGAGATGGATAGAGCGAGGGAGCTTTTTGATAAGTTTAAAGAGAAAGATGTTGTGACTTGGAACGCAATGATCTCTGGTTATGTGAACTGCGGGTGCCCTAAGGAGGGTTTAAGTATATTCAAGGAGATGAGGGATGCTGGCGAACACCCAGACGTTGTGACGGTACTGAGTTTGTTGTCTGCTTGTGCAGACTTGGGAGACTCAGAAACTGGGAGGAGAATCCATCTCTACATATTAGAAACGGCTTCTGTTTCGAGGTCCATGTATATAGGCACTCCTGTTTGGAATGCTCTGATCGACATGTATGCAAAGTGCGGAAGCATAGATAGCGCAATCCAAGTGTTCAGAGGGATGAAAGAACGGGACTTGTCGTCTTGGAACACGTTGATTGTTGGTTTGGCTTTGCATCACGCAGAGGGATCGATCGAAACGTTCGAAGAGATGCAGAGGATGAAAGTCTGGCCAAACGAGGTGACTTTCATCGGAGTTATATTAGCTTGCAGCCACTCTGGGAGAGTTGATGAAGGGCGTCAGTATTTTCGACTCATGAAGGAAACGTACAAGATTGAACCGAACATAAAGCATTATGGCTGTATGGTAGACATGTTGGGGCGAGCAGGGCTGTTAGAGGAAGCGTTCAAGTTTGTGGAGTCGATGGAGATTGAGCCCAACGCCATTGTGTGGAGGACTCTTTTAGGTGCTTGTAGGATTTATGGGAATGTGGAGTTAGGGAAGTATGCAAATGAGAAACTACTGAGCATGAGAAAAGGCGAGAGCGGTGACTATATGTTGCTCTCAAATATATATGCTTCCACAGGTGAGTGGGAGAGGGTGCAGAAAGTAAGGAAGATGTTTGATGATACAGGAGTGAAAAAACCTTCTGGATATAGCTTGATCGAGGAGGATGATGACAGATTGATGATGAATTATTTACTCTCGTCATAA